ggaggaactctgcaccagttgggaccaatcaaacccagacatttctcaaattaaaatggaacggGAAGAAtcgtgcaccagtctggaccaattaaacccagggttaccacaaattcaagtggaacaggatgaactctgctccagtcaggaggaagagttaattggattgaaacaggagactgatacctttgaggtgactcctgctgatgaggaaagtgaccacagtgaaccaaaaccaaacagtgatcagctcctgtttcacatctcttatgtagctgagagcccagatcaggaaggaagcAAGGATGTAGACTCAGGATCAACTGGATGTATCGAGCAGAAACCAAGAGATCAGAGTAACAgcagtcacagtaatgatgtagacaatgctccaTTGTCAGAgagacagtgtgataatgacaaggcaagaaaatctgcaacatgcgaggtctgtggaaaagcttttgggcgtaaatcaaatttattcatacatcacagaacccacacaggtgagaagccatattcttgtgaaacctgtgaaaaaagcttcagtcaacggacctctttgactgaccacatgagatgtcacaaaggtgagaagccatattcttgtggaacctgtggaaaaagattttctgatTCATCAGCACTTAATAGgcacatggcagttcacaaaataggaaagccatattcttgtggaacctgtggaaaaagcttcagtcaacggggCTCTTTGACTGctcacatgagatgtcacacaggtgagaagccgttttcttgtggaacctgtggaaaaagcttcagtcgaCGGGACCAtttgactgtccacatgagatgtcacacaggtgagaaaccatattgttgtggaacctgtggaaaaagattttctgatTCATCATCACATTATAGgcacatggcagttcacaaaatgggaaagccatattcttgtggaacctgtggaaaaagcttcagtcgaCGGGACCATTTGACTacccacatgagatgtcacacaggcgAGAAGCCGTTTCtatgtggaacctgtggaaaaagcttcagtcaacggggCTCTTTGGCTGTCCACTTAAGACATCACACaagtgagaagccatattcttgtggaacctgtggaaaaagcttcaaccATAGTTATCGATTAAAagcccacatgagaatccacacagctgagaagttGTGATCCTGAAAAatctgtggaaaacataatGTCAGAACTAAGGTTGAACTAAGATGGAAGAATTGGTACAGGTTAAAAatagatgttttagatttaaagcacgtttagtctgtgcttcaacaacaattgtgtagcttggaaaatccaaactgaatctccatgtaatctcctatctccatgttaggagatacaggagagtcagtttggcattgggcgaattgaatcgcgtttccctcccggtacagtttggtacgaccaatcatagcacgggaggcgggagttaatgttgcgtcatcttcagcgcctggattacccataaagatgatgccggaggaggaggggggccaaagcgaatctttttgtggtctcttggcgttttggatggcgttagtcattgcctcttttcacttgatgtttccgacgatgaggaggcagtggatggctcgttactttcggcttcttgccattgtttgtacagaggaaaatcccgttccaaacatgtgagtaaatttaacacttttacacatacgcaccgacttggtttggctccgatttaaagttattcctaacaccgctaatcgttcggaaggagtctttagTTGcttagccttttcaaaaataagtgttgtacttgagagtaccccatgtattcgcagatttttgtgacaaaaacggcagtaatcattcaccgcaacgctttctcggctgcatgccattgttgttt
The window above is part of the Acanthochromis polyacanthus isolate Apoly-LR-REF ecotype Palm Island chromosome 6, KAUST_Apoly_ChrSc, whole genome shotgun sequence genome. Proteins encoded here:
- the LOC110971346 gene encoding zinc finger and SCAN domain-containing protein 2-like isoform X4; its protein translation is MNEKYQSEKVTMCSVEYLRELISDRLTAAAGEIFTEFEKTIVQYEEEIDRQRRLLDVIWKPHIPLQPIELPQSYICESEKTVVDHQPHDQERNSMVDHEDPEPLRIKDQQEELCTSWDQSNPDISQIKMEREESCTSLDQLNPGLPQIQVEQDELCSSQEEELIGLKQETDTFEVTPADEESDHSEPKPNSDQLLFHISYVAESPDQEGSKDVDSGSTGCIEQKPRDQSNSSHSNDVDNAPLSERQCDNDKARKSATCEVCGKAFGRKSNLFIHHRTHTGEKPYSCETCEKSFSQRTSLTDHMRCHKGEKPYSCGTCGKRFSDSSALNRHMAVHKIGKPYSCGTCGKSFSQRGSLTAHMRCHTGEKPFSCGTCGKSFSRRDHLTVHMRCHTGEKPYCCGTCGKRFSDSSSHYRHMAVHKMGKPYSCGTCGKSFSRRDHLTTHMRCHTGEKPFLCGTCGKSFSQRGSLAVHLRHHTSEKPYSCGTCGKSFNHSYRLKAHMRIHTAEKL